The sequence below is a genomic window from Micromonospora aurantiaca ATCC 27029.
CCCGCAAGGTGCAGGTCGAGCACATGGACGGCGGCGCGGTGGAGATCCCCAACGGGGTGGCGGTGGCGAAGTTCGCCGGGGTGCCGCCGCTGCCGGGCTGGCCGGGGGAGTGTGCCCCGGGCACCGGCGGCACGCTGGGGTTCCTGGGCCGCTTCACCGAGCCGCGCAAGGGCTTCCCGATCCTGCGGGACGCGTTCGTCGCGCTGGCTCCGCACCGCCCCGGCCTGCGCCTGCTGGTCGCCGGCCCGGGTGATGCCGACGAGCTGTACGGGCGGTTCCCGGCCGGGCTGCGCGACCGGGTCACGTTCCTCGGCCTGGTCTCCGAGGCGGACAAGGCACGCATGCTGCGCAGCGTGCACCTCTACGTCGCACCGAACACCGGAGGGGAGTCCTTCGGGATGATCCTCACCGAGGCGCTCGCCGCCGGCACCACGGTGGTCGCCAGCGACCTGGACGCGTTCCGCAGGGTGCTCGACGGCGGGCGGGCCGGCCGGCTGTTCCCGACCGGCGACGCGGCCGCGCTGGGCGCCGCGCTGTCCGAGCTGCTCGACGACGACGGCCGCCGGGCCGGGCTGACCGCCTGCGGCGACCAGGTGGTGGCGAATTTCGACTGGCCCGTGGTTGCCCGCCGCGTTCTGGAGGTATACGCAGCCGCGATCGAGGCCACCGACGGCCGGGTCATGGACCAGGAGTGGGCGGGTCTGGGCTGACCGCTGTGGCCGCTGCGGCCGCTGTGACGAGCGCGTCGACCGGTGCACCGCGCCGGCCGGCCGGGATGAGGAGCAGCACTACGATGCCGGGCATGTGGTGGGTGGTGGGCGCGGTCGCGGTGCTCGGGCTGCTCTCGGCGTACCTGATCTGGACCTCCGGCCGGGTGCAGCGGCTCCAGGTCCGCGCGGACTCGGCGGCCCGCGCGCTCGACGCGCACCTGCTGCGCCGCGCGGCCGCCGCCGCGGTCCTGGCCGAGCAGCGGTACGGCGTGGAGCTGTACGCCGCCGCCCGGATCGCGC
It includes:
- a CDS encoding glycosyltransferase family 4 protein; its protein translation is MRIGIVCPYSFDVPGGVQNHVMDLAEALLGLGHEVSVLAPADEDSALPPYVVSAGRAVPLPYNGSVARIAFGPVSTARVRRWITRGEFDVLHVHEPLTPSLSMLAVLCARGPVVATFHTAMTRSRVMSAAQGVLQIVLERITARIAVSALARKVQVEHMDGGAVEIPNGVAVAKFAGVPPLPGWPGECAPGTGGTLGFLGRFTEPRKGFPILRDAFVALAPHRPGLRLLVAGPGDADELYGRFPAGLRDRVTFLGLVSEADKARMLRSVHLYVAPNTGGESFGMILTEALAAGTTVVASDLDAFRRVLDGGRAGRLFPTGDAAALGAALSELLDDDGRRAGLTACGDQVVANFDWPVVARRVLEVYAAAIEATDGRVMDQEWAGLG